A genomic window from Fusobacterium sp. DD2 includes:
- a CDS encoding DEAD/DEAH box helicase: protein MEKLEQFRKLGLGEKTIKALSKKGYEEPTPIQALTIPALLTGDKDVIGQAQTGTGKTAAFSLPILENFESDGTIQAIVLAPTRELALQVAEEMNSLASGKKIRITPVYGGQSIEFQIRQLKKGTDIVVGTPGRVMDLMDRKLIKLKNLKYFILDEADEMLNMGFVEDIEKILEATNEDKRMLFFSATMPAEIIKIAKRHMKDYEILAVKARELTTDLTDQIYFEVNERDKFEALCRIIDLTKDFYGIVFCRTKNDANDLVGRLNDRGYDAEGLHGDISQNYREVTLKRFKAKKINILVATDVAARGIDVNDLSHVINYSIPQEAESYVHRIGRTGRAGKEGTAITFITPKEYRRLLQIQKAVKTEIRKAHVPEVKDVIQAKKFRLIDELNDILAQGDYDNFKDFAKELLSGENSVDLVAALLKHSYDDILDENNYNEIGEVKLEKSGKVRLFIALGKKDNMTAKKLVDYIINKSKVDSRKIRNVEVFESFSFVSVPFLEAETILSAFQEEKNGKKPLIEKAKEKSKDRDRKSKVADRGPRRRKRDNK, encoded by the coding sequence ATGGAAAAATTAGAACAATTCAGAAAATTAGGATTAGGAGAAAAAACAATAAAGGCTTTATCAAAGAAAGGGTATGAAGAACCTACACCTATTCAAGCATTAACAATACCTGCATTGTTAACTGGAGATAAAGATGTCATTGGGCAAGCTCAAACTGGTACAGGGAAAACAGCTGCATTCTCATTACCTATATTAGAAAATTTTGAATCTGATGGAACTATTCAAGCAATTGTACTTGCTCCAACAAGAGAGTTAGCATTACAAGTTGCTGAAGAGATGAATAGTTTAGCTTCAGGTAAAAAAATTAGAATAACTCCAGTATATGGTGGACAATCAATTGAATTTCAAATCAGACAACTTAAAAAAGGAACTGACATTGTTGTTGGAACTCCTGGAAGAGTTATGGATTTGATGGATAGAAAACTTATCAAACTTAAAAATTTAAAATATTTCATATTAGACGAAGCAGATGAAATGCTTAATATGGGATTTGTAGAAGATATTGAAAAAATTCTTGAAGCTACAAATGAAGATAAAAGAATGTTATTTTTCTCAGCTACTATGCCAGCTGAAATTATAAAAATAGCTAAACGTCATATGAAAGATTATGAAATACTTGCTGTAAAAGCCAGAGAACTTACTACTGACCTTACTGATCAAATATATTTTGAAGTAAATGAAAGAGATAAGTTTGAAGCTCTATGCAGAATTATAGATCTTACTAAAGATTTTTATGGAATCGTATTCTGTAGAACTAAAAATGACGCTAACGACTTAGTTGGTAGATTAAATGACAGAGGATATGATGCTGAAGGTCTTCATGGAGATATCAGCCAAAACTATAGAGAAGTTACTTTAAAAAGATTTAAAGCTAAAAAAATAAATATACTTGTTGCAACTGACGTTGCTGCAAGAGGAATAGATGTAAATGATCTTTCTCATGTTATTAACTACTCAATTCCACAGGAAGCTGAAAGTTATGTACATAGAATAGGAAGAACTGGAAGAGCAGGAAAAGAGGGAACTGCTATTACATTTATAACACCAAAAGAGTATAGAAGATTACTTCAAATACAAAAAGCAGTTAAAACTGAAATAAGAAAAGCTCATGTACCAGAAGTAAAAGATGTTATACAAGCTAAAAAATTCAGATTAATTGATGAATTAAATGATATTCTTGCTCAAGGTGACTATGATAATTTTAAAGACTTTGCAAAAGAATTATTAAGTGGAGAAAATTCAGTTGACCTTGTAGCTGCACTACTAAAACATTCATATGATGATATTTTAGATGAAAACAACTACAATGAAATTGGAGAAGTAAAACTTGAAAAATCTGGAAAAGTAAGACTTTTCATAGCATTAGGTAAAAAAGATAATATGACTGCAAAAAAACTAGTTGATTATATTATTAATAAATCTAAAGTAGATAGCAGAAAAATAAGAAATGTAGAAGTATTTGAAAGTTTCTCATTTGTATCAGTTCCTTTCTTAGAAGCTGAAACTATATTATCTGCATTCCAGGAAGAAAAAAATGGTAAAAAACCTCTTATTGAAAAAGCAAAAGAAAAATCTAAAGACAGAGATAGAAAAAGTAAAGTTGCTGATAGAGGACCAAGAAGAAGAAAAAGAGATAATAAATAA
- the yfcE gene encoding phosphodiesterase, translated as MELLNSYRDKIIAVRGNCDTEVDQMVLKYPIMSDYSLIYLDNKRIYLTHGHIYNKDNPLPMCKGDILIYGHFHIPMIEKKDEMIFLNPGSISLPKNNSEHSFAVLEKNKFTIRNLEETVILETQI; from the coding sequence ATAGAACTTTTAAATAGCTATAGAGACAAGATTATAGCTGTACGTGGGAATTGTGATACTGAGGTTGATCAAATGGTTTTAAAATATCCAATTATGAGTGATTACTCACTTATATATCTCGACAATAAAAGAATATATTTAACACATGGCCATATATACAATAAAGATAATCCTTTACCAATGTGCAAAGGAGATATTTTGATATATGGTCATTTTCATATTCCAATGATTGAAAAAAAAGATGAAATGATATTTTTAAATCCAGGATCTATCTCTTTACCAAAGAACAATTCTGAACACTCATTTGCAGTTTTAGAAAAAAATAAATTTACTATTAGAAATCTAGAAGAAACGGTTATTTTAGAAACACAAATATAA
- a CDS encoding metallophosphoesterase produces MKLFIISDIHGSLYYLKKALAIFDKGNYDKLVILGDEIYHGPRNLYQKITLQKRL; encoded by the coding sequence ATGAAACTATTTATAATATCTGATATTCACGGCTCTCTTTACTATCTTAAAAAGGCTCTTGCTATTTTTGATAAGGGAAACTATGATAAACTGGTTATTTTAGGAGATGAAATATATCATGGACCTAGAAACCTTTACCAAAAGATTACGCTCCAAAAGAGGTTATAG
- the nadD gene encoding nicotinate-nucleotide adenylyltransferase has translation MRIGIFGGSFNPIHNAHINIARYILNKLDLDKIIVIPVGKPSHKNLKMADSHLRLEMCQKAFEMDEKIVVSDIEIKSPKTSYTIDTLKKLISIYGGHNEFYEIVGEDSADSLDSWKNYKEILKLSKMVVFRRGHYKNIISHNNLIYLDTPLYELSSTMIREKIKKNEDVSKYIPENVLKIIKENNLYK, from the coding sequence ATGAGAATAGGGATATTTGGTGGAAGTTTTAATCCTATCCACAATGCACATATAAATATAGCAAGATATATTCTTAATAAGCTTGATTTGGATAAAATAATTGTTATACCAGTTGGAAAGCCTTCTCACAAAAATCTTAAAATGGCAGATAGCCATTTGCGACTTGAAATGTGTCAGAAGGCTTTTGAAATGGATGAAAAAATTGTAGTTTCAGATATAGAGATTAAAAGTCCTAAGACTTCTTATACAATTGATACTCTAAAAAAACTTATAAGCATATATGGTGGGCACAATGAATTTTATGAAATAGTAGGGGAAGATTCAGCTGATAGTTTAGATAGCTGGAAAAATTATAAAGAAATTTTAAAGCTTAGCAAAATGGTTGTTTTCAGACGTGGACATTATAAAAATATAATCTCTCACAACAACCTTATATATCTTGATACACCTCTTTATGAACTCTCTTCTACTATGATTAGAGAAAAAATAAAAAAGAACGAGGATGTTTCAAAATATATACCTGAAAATGTTCTTAAAATAATAAAAGAAAATAATTTATACAAATAA
- a CDS encoding PTS sugar transporter subunit IIA: MLQYFKSKLITYIEGKHTKEEVLKILVDLIRTNSDALNEDENFYNTILEREKLGSTGIGQGIAIPHARSEKIKDVVIAVGLLKNSVNFNAPDGENVKLVILVGAPKGQNREYLSLVSELVRTFRDEKLRNNIICANNYQDLIEAIAELK; the protein is encoded by the coding sequence ATGTTACAATATTTTAAGAGTAAACTGATTACTTATATAGAAGGAAAACATACTAAAGAGGAAGTTCTTAAGATTTTAGTTGATTTAATTAGAACAAACAGTGATGCTTTAAATGAGGATGAAAATTTTTATAATACTATTCTAGAAAGAGAAAAACTTGGTAGTACTGGAATTGGTCAGGGAATTGCTATTCCTCATGCCAGAAGTGAAAAGATAAAAGATGTTGTTATTGCTGTAGGACTTCTTAAAAACAGTGTTAACTTCAATGCACCTGATGGAGAAAATGTCAAACTTGTAATTTTAGTTGGTGCACCAAAAGGACAAAATAGAGAATATCTTTCCCTTGTCTCTGAACTTGTAAGAACATTTAGAGATGAAAAACTTAGAAATAATATCATTTGTGCCAATAATTATCAGGATCTCATAGAAGCAATTGCGGAGTTGAAATGA
- the lpxK gene encoding tetraacyldisaccharide 4'-kinase, protein MKILSYIYYLITSIRNFLYDKEILPIHRVPGVEVICIGNITVGGTGKTPAVQYFTKRLQKMGRKVAVISRGYRGKRKREPLLVSDGYEIFATARESGDEPYIHALNLSVPIIVSSNRYKGCLFAKKHFDVDTIVLDDGFQHRKLYRDRNIVLIDATNPFGWGQLLPAGMLREDFRKAAKRATEFIITKSDLVSEREVERIKKYLKKKLGKEVSTAKHGVTSLCDLKGNQKPLFWIKGKRVLLFSGLANPLNFEKTVISLEPSYIERVDFMDHHNFKKKDIELIQKRAKNMQASFIIMTEKDLVKLPQDVPMDNFFVLKIEFTILEDNCLKEIGGAKNNEES, encoded by the coding sequence ATGAAGATATTATCGTATATATATTATCTAATAACTTCTATTCGGAATTTTCTTTACGATAAAGAAATACTCCCTATACACAGAGTTCCAGGTGTAGAGGTAATCTGTATAGGAAATATTACAGTTGGTGGGACAGGTAAGACTCCAGCTGTTCAATATTTTACTAAAAGACTGCAAAAAATGGGAAGAAAAGTTGCTGTAATATCCAGAGGTTATAGAGGAAAAAGAAAACGTGAACCTCTCCTTGTAAGCGACGGATACGAAATATTTGCAACTGCCAGAGAAAGTGGAGATGAACCATATATCCATGCACTTAATCTTTCTGTTCCTATAATTGTAAGTTCTAACAGATATAAAGGGTGTCTTTTCGCAAAGAAACATTTTGACGTGGATACAATTGTATTAGATGATGGATTTCAACACAGAAAGCTTTATAGAGATAGAAATATTGTTCTTATAGATGCTACTAATCCATTTGGTTGGGGTCAACTTCTCCCTGCTGGAATGCTTCGTGAGGACTTTAGAAAAGCTGCCAAGAGAGCTACTGAATTTATTATTACTAAATCAGATCTTGTCAGTGAAAGAGAAGTTGAACGTATAAAAAAATATCTCAAGAAAAAGCTGGGTAAAGAGGTTTCAACTGCAAAACATGGAGTAACTTCTTTATGCGATTTAAAGGGAAATCAAAAACCCCTTTTCTGGATTAAAGGTAAAAGAGTTCTGCTTTTTTCGGGACTTGCTAATCCTTTAAACTTTGAAAAAACAGTCATATCACTTGAACCTTCATATATTGAAAGAGTTGATTTTATGGATCACCATAATTTCAAGAAAAAAGATATTGAGCTCATTCAAAAAAGGGCTAAAAATATGCAGGCTTCATTTATAATAATGACTGAAAAAGATTTGGTTAAGTTACCACAAGATGTACCAATGGATAATTTTTTTGTCCTAAAAATAGAGTTTACAATACTAGAAGATAACTGTTTAAAAGAAATTGGAGGAGCAAAAAATAATGAAGAATCTTGA
- the smc gene encoding chromosome segregation protein SMC, translating to MFLKAIEIFGFKSFGEKVFIEFNRGLTSIVGPNGSGKSNILDAVLWVLGEQSYKTIRAKESTDVIFSGGKDKKPMSTAEVSLYIDNSDSFLPIENDEIKITRKILSTGENEYYINDIKSRLKDIGNLFLDTGVGKNAYSVIGQGKVERIIGSSAKEVKSIIEEAAGIKKFQSQKHDSIKNLENVDIELEKINLILSEVKENKDKIEKQAGKAQEYLSLKNDRDILAKKIYKSDFIHLESEIEKNNKLKTDLSGDLDNFTNEFNKINIRLQEIDTEKKELKKYIDEIGSKNQELKKIIDEKERERIKITERIDGYKRELKDGEERKKYREDSLVEKENYLKNLKKELEDYKENVKVLEVENEKFEDEIKKLNKEKADFEMQREIKKSKIKDLELERLKLINDIENSNKRVYGSSSKIKLFKEEKAGYEKNLNEISQEEIKHRQTYESKKKSLQEAIDRETFLENGISDISTQLNQLGEALRNAEYDEKRVANKLQALLRLEENNEGFFKGVKEVLNSNLPGVEGVFISLVEIPEKYEQAISAGIPGNIQDIVVSTSQVAKNAIKILKERRAGRASFLALDTIKVFPKKNPTINIEGVIGYASDLVKTKEKYQIVVDFLLSNLLVVDKIDTGLKILKNNMFFGNIVTLSGELLSARGRITGGDSGNTAASQIFERKKEIRNLKTQYKTLTTNIEKYNNHRNTLNEKLRNFEEEIEKIDTIQNDLKKQVKLSEETLNDYTNRIDRINKNIKTVDLELENELKYAEEFEKKITSSNTEKEKIEFMIQNLKSDEEKDIKLSSQLNEKIENKKNEFADKKILYLNSKDNINQLNKNIEKEEKDYKELSERKNSLAEKLEALTKDIENMEKISTELSAELTNIVQQYETKNSDITEKTTLNEALGEEERTLFKKKQEYDSYILHKNDHLKKVEEKILKNNSDLEEIKEKLEALKDIQDDTEEITDIVAKKQELKKYENSLNNFQNINLLAIEEFKELSERYEYLNSQHLDLVKGKNVLVDLIADIDKTIHDRFYDAYKNIDKNFNLMCMETLNNSVGSLNLTNSENFDDCGVEIFVKFKNKKRQSLSLLSGGEKSMVAIAFIMAIFMYKPSPFTFLDEIEAALDEKNTRKLIAKLKEFNDKSQFILITHNKDTMRESDSIFGVTMNKEIGISKIVPVTF from the coding sequence ATGTTTTTAAAAGCAATAGAGATATTTGGTTTTAAATCTTTTGGTGAAAAAGTTTTTATTGAATTTAATAGAGGGCTTACATCAATAGTAGGACCAAATGGAAGTGGTAAATCAAATATATTAGATGCAGTATTATGGGTACTTGGAGAGCAGTCTTACAAGACAATAAGAGCTAAAGAGAGTACTGACGTAATATTTTCAGGAGGAAAAGATAAAAAACCTATGAGTACTGCAGAAGTATCCCTTTATATAGATAATAGTGATTCTTTTTTACCTATAGAAAATGATGAGATAAAGATTACAAGAAAAATATTATCAACTGGAGAAAATGAATACTATATAAATGATATAAAAAGCAGACTCAAAGATATTGGGAATCTTTTTCTTGATACTGGTGTGGGAAAAAATGCCTACTCTGTAATAGGACAGGGAAAAGTTGAAAGAATAATTGGTTCTTCTGCTAAAGAGGTAAAAAGTATAATTGAAGAGGCTGCTGGAATAAAGAAATTCCAAAGTCAAAAACATGATTCAATTAAAAATCTTGAAAATGTTGATATAGAGCTGGAAAAAATAAATCTTATCCTTTCTGAAGTAAAGGAAAATAAAGACAAAATAGAAAAGCAGGCAGGTAAAGCTCAGGAATATCTATCTTTGAAAAATGACAGAGATATTTTAGCAAAAAAAATATATAAATCAGACTTCATCCACCTTGAAAGTGAAATTGAAAAAAATAATAAATTAAAAACTGACCTTTCAGGGGATTTGGACAATTTCACAAATGAATTTAACAAAATCAATATCAGACTTCAGGAGATTGATACTGAAAAAAAAGAGCTAAAAAAATATATTGATGAAATTGGAAGTAAAAATCAGGAATTAAAAAAAATTATAGATGAAAAAGAGAGAGAAAGAATAAAAATAACTGAAAGAATCGATGGTTATAAAAGAGAATTAAAAGATGGAGAAGAGAGAAAAAAATATCGTGAAGATTCTCTAGTTGAAAAGGAAAACTATCTTAAAAATCTAAAAAAAGAACTTGAAGATTATAAAGAAAATGTCAAAGTTTTAGAAGTTGAAAATGAAAAATTTGAGGATGAGATTAAGAAATTAAATAAAGAAAAAGCAGATTTTGAAATGCAAAGAGAGATAAAAAAATCTAAGATTAAAGATTTAGAACTTGAACGTCTAAAACTTATTAATGATATTGAAAACTCAAATAAAAGAGTCTATGGTAGCTCATCAAAGATAAAGTTATTTAAGGAAGAAAAAGCAGGATATGAAAAAAATCTTAATGAAATCTCTCAAGAAGAGATAAAACACAGACAAACTTATGAAAGCAAAAAGAAATCTCTTCAGGAAGCAATAGATAGAGAGACTTTCCTTGAAAATGGGATAAGTGATATCAGTACACAACTTAATCAACTTGGAGAGGCTCTTAGAAATGCAGAATATGATGAAAAAAGAGTTGCTAATAAGCTTCAGGCTCTACTCAGACTCGAAGAAAACAATGAAGGATTCTTTAAAGGTGTTAAAGAGGTTCTTAACAGTAATCTTCCAGGAGTTGAAGGGGTATTTATATCATTAGTTGAAATTCCTGAAAAATATGAACAGGCTATCAGTGCAGGTATCCCAGGTAATATTCAGGATATTGTTGTAAGTACCAGCCAGGTTGCTAAAAATGCAATTAAAATATTAAAGGAAAGAAGAGCAGGTCGTGCTTCCTTTTTAGCTCTTGATACAATTAAGGTATTTCCTAAAAAAAATCCTACTATTAATATAGAGGGAGTAATTGGGTATGCTTCTGACCTTGTTAAAACTAAGGAAAAATACCAGATTGTTGTTGATTTTCTATTAAGCAACCTTTTAGTTGTAGATAAAATTGATACTGGACTTAAAATATTGAAAAACAACATGTTCTTTGGAAACATAGTCACTCTTTCTGGAGAACTTCTAAGTGCAAGAGGTAGAATTACTGGAGGAGACTCTGGCAATACAGCTGCTTCACAGATATTTGAGAGAAAAAAAGAGATAAGAAATTTAAAAACACAATATAAAACTCTCACTACTAATATTGAAAAATATAACAACCATAGAAACACTTTAAATGAAAAATTACGTAATTTCGAAGAAGAGATAGAAAAAATTGACACTATCCAAAATGATTTGAAAAAACAGGTAAAGCTTAGTGAAGAAACTTTAAATGACTATACTAATAGAATTGATAGAATTAACAAAAATATAAAAACTGTTGATTTAGAGCTTGAAAATGAGCTTAAATATGCTGAAGAATTTGAGAAAAAAATTACTTCATCTAATACTGAAAAAGAAAAAATAGAGTTTATGATTCAAAATCTTAAATCTGATGAAGAAAAAGACATCAAATTAAGCTCACAATTAAATGAAAAAATTGAAAATAAGAAAAATGAATTTGCTGATAAAAAAATTCTATATTTAAACTCTAAAGATAATATAAATCAACTGAATAAAAATATAGAAAAAGAAGAAAAAGATTATAAGGAATTATCAGAAAGAAAGAATAGTCTTGCTGAAAAGCTTGAAGCTCTTACAAAAGATATTGAAAATATGGAGAAAATCTCTACTGAACTGAGTGCTGAATTAACAAATATTGTACAGCAATATGAGACTAAAAATAGTGATATCACTGAAAAAACAACACTTAATGAAGCTTTAGGTGAAGAGGAGAGAACACTATTTAAGAAAAAACAGGAATATGATAGCTATATTCTTCATAAAAATGATCATCTGAAAAAAGTTGAAGAAAAAATATTAAAAAACAACAGTGATTTAGAAGAGATAAAAGAAAAACTTGAAGCTTTAAAAGATATTCAAGACGATACTGAAGAAATCACAGATATTGTTGCAAAAAAACAGGAATTGAAAAAATATGAGAATTCTCTTAACAACTTCCAAAACATTAACTTACTGGCAATTGAGGAGTTTAAAGAGTTAAGTGAAAGATACGAGTATCTAAATTCTCAACATTTAGACCTTGTTAAAGGAAAAAATGTCTTAGTAGATTTAATTGCTGATATTGATAAAACAATTCATGATAGATTTTATGACGCATATAAAAATATTGATAAGAACTTTAATTTAATGTGTATGGAAACACTTAATAACTCTGTTGGAAGCTTAAATCTTACAAATAGTGAGAATTTTGATGATTGCGGTGTTGAAATATTTGTTAAATTTAAAAATAAAAAAAGACAATCACTTTCTCTCCTTTCTGGTGGAGAAAAATCAATGGTTGCAATAGCCTTTATAATGGCAATATTTATGTATAAACCAAGTCCTTTTACTTTCCTTGATGAAATAGAAGCAGCACTTGATGAAAAAAATACAAGAAAGCTTATTGCCAAATTAAAAGAGTTTAATGATAAATCTCAATTTATTCTTATCACTCACAATAAAGATACTATGAGGGAGTCTGACAGCATTTTTGGTGTTACAATGAATAAAGAGATTGGAATATCAAAGATAGTCCCTGTAACTTTTTAA
- a CDS encoding ATP-binding protein, with protein sequence MKKGDLVLESIRTTYRKKIWRKFIKAVNDFNLVEDGDKIAVGVSGGKDSLLLCKLIQELKKDRSKNFEVAFISMNPGFGSMDMEKFKQNLEELDIPCEIFDANVWEVAFREDPERPCFLCAKMRRGVLYNKVEELGYNKLALGHHFDDVVETTMINMFYAGTVKTMIPKVKSTSGKMELIRPLVYVREQDIIAYTKRNEIEAMSCGCPIEAGKVDSKRKEIKILLENLEKTNPNVKQSIFNSMKNINLDYVIGYTRGNKKDNDE encoded by the coding sequence ATGAAAAAAGGAGATTTAGTTTTAGAAAGTATAAGAACTACATATAGAAAAAAGATATGGAGAAAATTTATAAAGGCAGTTAATGATTTTAATCTTGTAGAAGATGGAGACAAGATAGCTGTTGGAGTATCTGGAGGGAAGGACAGTCTTCTTCTATGTAAACTTATTCAGGAACTGAAAAAAGATAGAAGTAAGAACTTTGAAGTTGCTTTTATCTCTATGAATCCAGGATTTGGTTCTATGGATATGGAGAAGTTTAAACAGAATTTAGAGGAACTTGATATTCCTTGTGAAATATTTGATGCAAATGTATGGGAAGTTGCATTTAGAGAGGACCCAGAACGTCCTTGCTTTCTATGTGCAAAGATGAGAAGAGGAGTTCTATATAATAAAGTAGAAGAACTTGGATACAATAAACTGGCATTAGGACACCATTTTGATGATGTTGTTGAAACTACTATGATTAATATGTTTTATGCAGGGACTGTTAAAACAATGATACCAAAAGTTAAATCAACAAGTGGAAAAATGGAGCTTATAAGACCTCTTGTATATGTAAGAGAACAGGATATTATTGCATATACAAAAAGAAATGAAATAGAGGCTATGAGCTGTGGATGCCCAATAGAAGCTGGAAAAGTTGACTCTAAGAGAAAAGAGATAAAGATTTTATTAGAAAATCTTGAGAAAACAAATCCCAATGTAAAACAGAGCATTTTTAATTCTATGAAAAATATAAATCTTGATTATGTAATTGGATATACTAGAGGAAATAAAAAGGATAATGATGAGTAA
- a CDS encoding ATP-binding protein gives MEDRKVLARIEGKGFGKTIWSPIGRAMHHYNMIEDGDRIAVGISGGKDSLTTLNALVRVKKISQVNFEIIPIHIHPNTDEESYEETKKYCEELGLTLQIENTNLSDMLFGEKEVKNPCFLCGRIRRGILYRMMKEQNINKLALGHHKDDIIETFLMNVFYQGNMKMMLPSYMSEEYGVRVIRPLAYVEEKDIIRYVKRQELPVVKSNCPYETSENSKRLRVKNLIKELSLENKDVRSVIFNSIKPMLEK, from the coding sequence ATGGAAGATAGAAAAGTACTTGCAAGAATTGAAGGAAAAGGATTTGGAAAGACAATATGGAGTCCTATTGGAAGAGCTATGCATCACTATAATATGATAGAAGATGGGGATAGAATCGCAGTAGGAATATCAGGAGGAAAAGATAGTCTTACTACCTTAAATGCACTTGTCAGAGTAAAAAAGATATCACAGGTTAATTTTGAGATTATACCTATCCATATCCATCCAAATACAGATGAGGAAAGCTATGAAGAGACTAAAAAATATTGTGAGGAACTTGGACTTACTCTTCAGATAGAAAATACAAATTTAAGTGATATGTTATTTGGAGAAAAAGAAGTTAAAAATCCATGCTTTTTATGTGGAAGAATCAGAAGAGGAATTTTATATAGAATGATGAAGGAGCAAAATATTAATAAACTTGCTTTGGGACATCATAAGGATGATATTATCGAGACTTTTTTAATGAATGTATTTTACCAGGGAAATATGAAGATGATGCTTCCAAGCTATATGTCAGAAGAGTATGGAGTAAGGGTAATAAGACCACTTGCATATGTAGAAGAGAAAGATATTATCAGATATGTAAAACGTCAGGAGCTTCCAGTTGTAAAATCAAATTGTCCATATGAGACAAGTGAAAACTCAAAAAGATTAAGAGTAAAAAATCTTATAAAAGAGCTATCTTTAGAAAATAAAGATGTAAGAAGTGTAATATTTAATAGCATCAAACCTATGTTGGAAAAATAA
- a CDS encoding response regulator transcription factor: MNILISQRDEKDAQYLEIAFKELGHRTNYIDTLDSIESLENLSSYDLVILDTVVGDISGIEVCKHIRESDKNIVIIFISDNDDTAIKIKAFDLGADDYITRPFAFAELVARVKSITRRKNPTEDGESILKVGDLILNYHTREVKRGDKLIELTTKEFLLLEYFMKNRNILLTRTLIREHIWGIDFLSDTNIVDVYITRLRNKIDKGYTNKFFYTIRGAGYMLKG, encoded by the coding sequence ATGAATATCCTTATTAGCCAACGTGATGAAAAAGATGCCCAATACCTTGAGATAGCTTTTAAGGAACTTGGACATAGGACCAACTATATTGACACTTTGGACAGTATAGAAAGTCTTGAAAATCTAAGCTCTTATGATTTGGTCATATTAGATACAGTAGTTGGAGATATTTCAGGAATTGAAGTATGTAAACACATTAGAGAATCTGATAAAAATATTGTAATAATTTTCATTTCAGATAACGATGATACTGCTATTAAAATTAAAGCCTTTGATTTAGGAGCAGATGATTATATAACAAGACCTTTTGCTTTTGCAGAACTTGTAGCAAGGGTAAAATCAATTACAAGAAGAAAAAATCCCACTGAAGATGGGGAGAGTATTTTAAAAGTTGGTGATTTAATATTAAATTACCATACCAGAGAGGTAAAAAGAGGAGACAAATTGATAGAATTGACTACTAAGGAGTTTCTTCTTTTAGAATATTTTATGAAAAATAGAAATATTCTTTTAACCAGAACACTTATAAGAGAACATATATGGGGTATTGATTTCTTATCTGATACCAATATTGTAGATGTCTATATAACAAGACTTAGAAATAAGATAGACAAGGGCTACACCAATAAGTTTTTTTACACAATAAGAGGAGCAGGTTATATGCTAAAGGGATGA